The following is a genomic window from Paenibacillus sp. FSL R5-0766.
AGGTTATTACTCGTGAAGAAGCTGATGCTCCAGCTAAAGGAGCCATGGGGAAACAGCTATGGGCGGGAGTTGTTGATCCAACAGGAGGACCGGCTCTTGCGGAGCGATTGAAACAGATTCAATACGGAGGTGCGGTAGCGGTATCCGGGTTAACCGGAGGCACAGCTTTTGAATCCACGGTACTTCCGTTTATTTTGCGTGGCATCCAGCTTATGGGTATAGACTCTGTATATTGTCCGATGGAACGTCGGGAACGATTGTGGAAACTGCTCGGCGGAGAATGGAAACCAGAGCGCGCGCTGGAACTGGGAATCCGGGAGATTTCTCTAGACCAATTACCTCATACACTGGAGACGATACTCCAAGGTGGTGCAGTAGGTCGGACTGTGGTCAATACAATATCAGATCTGCCATCCGCATAAGATTCTAAGTCCTTAGACATGCTAATTCTACCTGATTGGGTCACAGTACACCTGGCTGGAAAGGAAGGATTGGCATGTGGTTTGGTAGAAAAGGGCGAAATATAGTTCGAAGAACAATGAAGTCGGTACTTGTAAGTGGAGTGTTGATCACAAGTGTCTGGTCCCTGGTGGCTTGTTCGGCATCATCCATTGAGCAGGAGCGGAAGGTCTACACCCGCGAAGCGACAGATGAAGGAAATATGAGAGCACAGAGTCAAGGACACGGATTAAACGGTGATTTGGTGAGTGAGATCAGTAAGAGTTTTGAAGCAAAAGGCATTCAACTGATGAATAATATGTTTGAAGATGATGGCCATGGTGGGATCTCTTATATGTATTTGTTGAATGGAAGTGGCAGACACATCGTGAAAGTCCATATTTTCAGTGATGCGACAACCCGGGCTGCCAGCATGGAACAAATGTATAGTGAGGATCGTGATGAGGCTGTCTTGGAGAATGCACTTGGACGGACAACCATTTGGAGCAAAGGATACGTCTCACTCGTTTATACAGCTTCCGGTGGGGAAAAGGACAAGTATGAACAGGATGTGTTGCAGGTGTTCCAACATGTGCTGGGGCAACTAAAGTAAGTAGAGCGAGATATCCTTCGTACGTTACCCTACAGCTGAAAATAAACCCGAAAAACCCGTCTGATCTTTCAGACGGGTTTATATATTTCACGCATCACATGCCGCAGCTCGGGCAGAATGAGTTTTTCCATGGCCAATTTGACGGCTCCTTTGGAACCCGGCATGGAGAATACTGCTGTGCGTCCAATCGTTCCAGCGACGGCTCTGCTCAGGATGGCAGCGGAACCGATATCTTCGGTGTAACTGAGAAAACGGAAGATCTCACCAAAGCCCGGAAGTTCATTGTCGAGAAGTGAAGACACCGCTTCGTAGGTTGTATCTCGGGGTGCAATCCCTGTTCCGCCGCTAAGCAACACGGCTTCGATATCATCACGAACAGCTGCATCTTGCAGGATACTTCGAATGTTCTCCGTTTCATCTGGTGTGATGATGTATTCAACGATCTGATAACCCGCTTCATGCAGAAGCTGTTGCATGAGCTGGCCACTGGTGTCAGTGTCTTTAGTGCGTGTGTCCGACACCGTAACAATCATGCACGATACCGTGTCAGGGGCTTCCTGGCGATGTTGTTCCACTGAATTAGTCATGAAACTTCCTCCTTCAATCAACATGTCCTCATAGCATAGACCATCCGTAAGAATCAGGCAATGTACTGGGAAAGAGTTGAACATTATTGCACAACGAATGCGGGATGGTGTACACTCGCTAGATATAGATAGATCAGGTTACAAGAAGGACAATAGAGAGGTGTATACGCATGAATGAAACGATTATAAAAGAACAATCCATACCTGTATATATACTGTCAGGTTTTTTGGGGAGTGGCAAAACAACACTGCTTGTTCAGTTGATCGAACATTGGCAACAGCAGGGTTTGCGTCCCGCAGTGGTTATGAATGAGTTAGGCGAAGTCAATCTGGATGGTCAGATTGTGGATTCCACCGTTCCGATGACAGAGATGTTAGGTGGATGCATCTGTTGTACCGTACGTGGCGACTTGGGATTGCAACTTGCTGATCTCGTTCAAGAGGAATCACCGGATGTGATCATCATTGAAGCAACCGGTGCCGCGAACCCAATGGAGATTCTGGATGCGGTAACGGAGACCTCACTCTACATGCGACTGGAACTGAAAAGTCTCATTACCGTTGTGGATGCAGCACATCTATCTGGTCTGTATCAGGAGCAGAAGGGGCAGACGTTCAAACTGATGCAGGAGCAGATTCGTTGTGCATCTGTGCTTCTCTTGAACAAAACGGATCGGGTGAGTGCACAGGAACTGAAGGATCTGGAGCAGCTTTTGGCAAAATGGAATGGCTTCGCACCTGTAATCCCTACGGTCAAATGTGAGGTGGAGATGGATCTGTTGCTTCGCAGTGGGGCAGACGTGCATGTACGTGATTCAGCTTCTGAAGCTGATAAGCTGGCTCACCAAGAGCAACATGTGCATACGGAAACCTGTGGTACACATGGTTGCAGTCATGGTCATGAACATACAGATCATACAGTCCAAGACGATGCTACTAATACTGACGCACCCCATAGCCATGTCCATAACCACGGTCACGAGCATTCCGCTCCCCATGCATCACACGAACATGTCATGGTGTATACGCATTATTTCAGTCATCCGGTGAACAGCGAATCATTTGAACAATTTGTATCTGCTTTGCCACGGGACGTGTATCGAGCAAAAGGCATTTTATCGTTTAGTGACACGGCGAGCCGTTTCTGGTTCCAGTATGCTTACCGTGAATCGGATTACATGAAGATTACACCTCAGGGAGATGTCCCTAATGTTGCAGTGTTTATAGGTGAACATTTTGACCAAACTGTCATTCGTGACCAATTACTGGAATTGGAAGCGATAAAGTAGGTTAGATGATTCAATATTCCTCCGAACTGGGTATTAAAAAGCATAGCAAACTTTGCCTGGGAGGTAACTTTAAATGACACAACAACAATATCAACAATGTATCGATGCTTGCCTGGAGTGCATGAATGCTTGCAACGTATGTTACATATCGAGTCTGAAAGAATATGATCTGGCGATGCTGCGTGATTGCATTCGTTTGAATCGTGAATGTGCGGAGATCTGCAGTTTTGCTGCACAAGCGATGACACGTGGAAGTGATTTCATTGCTGAAATATGTGAATTGTGTGTGAAAGCTTGTGAAGCTTGCGCCGCTGAGTGTGGCAAACACCACCATGATCACTGCCAAGCATGTGCAGAGGCTTGCCGCAGATGTGCAGAAGCTTGCCGGTTGATGGCAGCAGTGGCGTAAATATTATTTCACTGGAATATATAATTAAAACCGATAATGACCGTTGTCCCCCTAAGGGAAGGCAGTGAACACAGGCATCTGAGACGATGTGCCTATGTGTTGCCTTTCAGTAGGGGATTTTTAATGCAGGTTGCCAAGTCTGATCGTGGTATGTATAATGATGGCAATGAATTGAAACGAAGAATATCAATGATCGGGAGAGTAGCCAGATCCATACATGACAGCGAGCCGGGAGAGGTGGAAGCCGGTATGACATGACCTGAGTGAACCGCACCCGTGAGATGGTTATCCGAAAAGATGTACGTATCCCGATTGGGGATAGGCCATATCTGTCTGAGGGTAACCCGGCTTGCGACCGTTATACGCATCGAGCGGAACAGGTTCTACTGGTATGCATGTTGATGCATATTAGGAGTAGCTGTTCACCTAGAGTGGTACCGCGGGAACT
Proteins encoded in this region:
- a CDS encoding molybdenum cofactor biosynthesis protein B; its protein translation is MTNSVEQHRQEAPDTVSCMIVTVSDTRTKDTDTSGQLMQQLLHEAGYQIVEYIITPDETENIRSILQDAAVRDDIEAVLLSGGTGIAPRDTTYEAVSSLLDNELPGFGEIFRFLSYTEDIGSAAILSRAVAGTIGRTAVFSMPGSKGAVKLAMEKLILPELRHVMREIYKPV
- a CDS encoding GTP-binding protein translates to MNETIIKEQSIPVYILSGFLGSGKTTLLVQLIEHWQQQGLRPAVVMNELGEVNLDGQIVDSTVPMTEMLGGCICCTVRGDLGLQLADLVQEESPDVIIIEATGAANPMEILDAVTETSLYMRLELKSLITVVDAAHLSGLYQEQKGQTFKLMQEQIRCASVLLLNKTDRVSAQELKDLEQLLAKWNGFAPVIPTVKCEVEMDLLLRSGADVHVRDSASEADKLAHQEQHVHTETCGTHGCSHGHEHTDHTVQDDATNTDAPHSHVHNHGHEHSAPHASHEHVMVYTHYFSHPVNSESFEQFVSALPRDVYRAKGILSFSDTASRFWFQYAYRESDYMKITPQGDVPNVAVFIGEHFDQTVIRDQLLELEAIK
- a CDS encoding four-helix bundle copper-binding protein; the encoded protein is MTQQQYQQCIDACLECMNACNVCYISSLKEYDLAMLRDCIRLNRECAEICSFAAQAMTRGSDFIAEICELCVKACEACAAECGKHHHDHCQACAEACRRCAEACRLMAAVA